From Amycolatopsis sp. WQ 127309:
CGCCGGTGGTCACGCCGGCCCGCGCACAGTCCACAGTGGCCTCGAAGAGGTTCGCGGACGTCCGCGCGGTCTCCTTCAGCGTGGCCAGCGACCGCTCGACGGCGTCGCTGTCCCGCCGGCCGCGCCACTCCTCCAGCGCCGCGACGGCGTCCTTCTCGACGGCCGGGTCGATCGTCTCGATCGCCTTCGCACCTTCGGCCTGCAGCGGCGACGGCTCGGTCGTCGCGAACTTGTTGACCCCGACCAGCACCCGCTCGCCGTTCTCCATCCCGCGGCGGTACTCGGCCAGCGACCCGACCAGCTGCGACTTCATGTAGCCGCTCTCGACCGCGGCGACCGCGCCGCCGACGTCCTGGACGCGGGCGATCTCCTCGCGCGCGCCGGCCGTGATCTCGTCGACCTTGGCCTGGATGACGTGCGAGCCGTCGAAGATGTCCTCGTACTCCAGCAAGTCCGTCTCGAAGGCGAGCACCTGCTGCATCCGCAGCGCCCACTGCTGGTCCCACGGCCGGGGCAGGCCGAGCGCCTCGTTCCACGCCGGCAGCTGGATCGCGCGGGCCCGCGCGCCGCGGGAGAGCGACACCGCGAGCATCTCCAGCACGATCCGCTGGACGTTGTTCTCGGGCTGGGCTTCGGTGAGCCCGAGCGAGTTGACCTGGACGCCGTAACGCAGCCGGCGCGCCTTCGGATCCGTTACGCCGTAACGATCCCGCGTGATCTCGTCCCAGAGCGCGGTGAACGCGCGCATCTTGGACATCTCCTCGACGAACCGGACGCCGGCGTTGACGAAGAACGAGATCCGCGCGACGACCTTGCCCATGTCCGCCGGGTCGACCTGCCCGGAGTCGCGGACGGCGTCGAGCACGGCGATCGCGGTGCACAGCGCGTACGCGACCTCCTGCGTCGGCGTCGCGCCGGCTTCCTGCAGGTGGTAGCTGCAGATGTTGATCGGGTTCCACTTCGGCACGTGGTGCACGGTCCACGCGATCATGTCGGTGATCAGCCGCAGGCTCGGGCCCGGCGGGAAGATGTAGGTCCCGCGGGACAGGTACTCCTTGATGATGTCGTTCTGCGTGGTGCCGGTGAGCTTCGCGAGCACCTCGTCGACGTCCCGGCCCTCGGCTTCGGCCTGCTCGCGCGCCACGGAGACGTACAGCGCGAGCAGCCACATGGCCGGCGCGTTGATGGTCATCGACGTGTTGGCCTCGGCGAGCGGGATGCCGTCGAAGAGCCGCCGCATGTCGCCGATGTGCGACACGGGCACGCCGACCTTGCCGACCTCGCCGCGGCTGAGCTGGTGGTCCGGGTCGTAACCGGTCTGGGTCGGCAGGTCGAAGGCGACGGAGAGCCCGGTCTGCCCCTTGGCGAGGTTGCGCCGGTAGAGCTCGTTCGACGCGGCCGCGGAGGAGTGCCCCGCGTACGTGCGCATCACCCACGGGCGATCCCGCTCGTGGTCGGATGGGTACGGCACTGTGCACCTCCGGCGCTGGTCGACCCACAGAGTGTACCGGCCGGTAACTTAGGTAGCGGAGTGGAATCGGACACGTCCGGGTGACTAGCGGGCCTGGACCTGCGCGATCAGGTCCCGGACGTACTCGGCGTCGGGCAGGCCGAGCAGTGCGACCGCGGGTTTCCGGCCCGCCCACGCCGCAGCGGAACCGGGGACGTCGGTCCGGCCGAGGGTGACGCTGCCGAAAGCACCGCGGCCGACCCGGGCGACCGGCGACCGCAGCGCACCCAAGTGCACCGAAGCGCGAACCCCGCCCGAAACGCGATCGGCCACCACGAGCCGCCGCTCGGTGAGGACGTACACGGAACGGCGCAGCGCCCGTTGCCTGGCGATGACCACGCCCCAGACGACCGCGAGACCCAAGATCCCGACACCCGCCGGAAAGAGCGAGATCCGACCGCTGGCGCCGAACACCGGAAGCACGATGCCCGAGGCCGCCCAGACCACGCCGAAGACCAGGAGCGCCCAGTCGTCCCCTCGGAGGGCGAAGCGTTGCGGCCGTCCCGACCAGAGCAGCTGCTCGCCGTGTCGCAGGACATTCGGCGGTACATCCACGGTGACCTCCCCAGGCTCTCTCCGAGCTGACGCCCGAACGCCCCGGAAAGGTTGCCTTCAGGCGGCCGAACTGCCCGGTTCCGGCGGAGCCTGGCGGCTCTTCGCCTCGTCGATGGCCTTGGTCAGCAGGTCGCGGACGCGCTTGGGTTCGCCGACGCCCATCAGCGTCACCGAGCCGGGCTCGGGGAAGGCGAAGGTGCCCGTGCTCGACCGGCCGGGCTTGAGGGCCGGTGCCGACAGGCCGGCCAGTTCGCTGGAACGTTCCTTCTGCCGGAACAGGCCCGAGCGCGCGATGATCCGGCTGTCCGTCACGGCGTAGGTCGTCCGGCCGAGCGCGAGGT
This genomic window contains:
- a CDS encoding protein meaA produces the protein MPYPSDHERDRPWVMRTYAGHSSAAASNELYRRNLAKGQTGLSVAFDLPTQTGYDPDHQLSRGEVGKVGVPVSHIGDMRRLFDGIPLAEANTSMTINAPAMWLLALYVSVAREQAEAEGRDVDEVLAKLTGTTQNDIIKEYLSRGTYIFPPGPSLRLITDMIAWTVHHVPKWNPINICSYHLQEAGATPTQEVAYALCTAIAVLDAVRDSGQVDPADMGKVVARISFFVNAGVRFVEEMSKMRAFTALWDEITRDRYGVTDPKARRLRYGVQVNSLGLTEAQPENNVQRIVLEMLAVSLSRGARARAIQLPAWNEALGLPRPWDQQWALRMQQVLAFETDLLEYEDIFDGSHVIQAKVDEITAGAREEIARVQDVGGAVAAVESGYMKSQLVGSLAEYRRGMENGERVLVGVNKFATTEPSPLQAEGAKAIETIDPAVEKDAVAALEEWRGRRDSDAVERSLATLKETARTSANLFEATVDCARAGVTTGEWSGALREVFGEYRAPTGVSATAAGGGDPGIERVRARVRATEAELGERLRILVGKPGLDGHSNGAEQVAVRARDVGFEVVYQGIRLTPEQITAAAVQEGVHVVGLSVLSGSHLEVVPHVVDGLRAAGAGDVPVIVGGIIPPDDAALLTERGIARVFTPKDYELTDIMDGIVSLIRERHGLS
- a CDS encoding PH domain-containing protein, with translation MSAGEIDLLPGERVLWAGEPVQRPFYVAADGVIAPAGLVVAAAALWFLLTQRPEGAGMLAGLIVLAAGFYGAVGRSAVRYLALGRTTYAVTDSRIIARSGLFRQKERSSELAGLSAPALKPGRSSTGTFAFPEPGSVTLMGVGEPKRVRDLLTKAIDEAKSRQAPPEPGSSAA